The proteins below come from a single Streptomyces sp. MRC013 genomic window:
- a CDS encoding MFS transporter: MKSPAASRPRRPEWAGHNYLLLTAAAVVTGLGSHGALVAAAFAVLESGGDGGDVGLVAAARTLPLVLFLLVGGAVADRLPRHRVMVAANALNCVSQAVFAVLVLTDRAQLWQMMLLTALCGTGQAFFSPAAEGMLMSSVGGGQASRAFALFRMAMSGAAIGGAALGGALVAAFGPGWVLAVDAAAFAVAGALRMFLDVSHVPERAPGGGLLADLREGWDEFVGRPWLWAVVAQFSVVVAVVGAADSVYGPLVAQESLGGAQPWGLALAAFGVGTLGGALLMTRWKPRRLLLTGTLCVFPLALPSAALAVPLPVGGLVAVMFVSGVAVEVFGVAWMTSLHQEIPEEKLSRVAAYDWFGSTAMLPLSTAVAGPVADLVGRSSALWGCAALVTVVTALVLLVPDVRNLTRRAEPVAAGRPEEPSGTSPASAAVRDPSEDARRAGGTGPDARTVR; the protein is encoded by the coding sequence GTGAAGTCCCCCGCCGCCTCCCGCCCCCGCCGCCCGGAGTGGGCGGGGCACAACTACCTCCTGCTGACCGCCGCCGCCGTCGTCACCGGCCTGGGCTCCCACGGCGCCCTGGTGGCGGCGGCGTTCGCGGTGCTGGAGTCCGGCGGCGACGGCGGCGACGTGGGCCTGGTCGCCGCGGCCCGCACGCTGCCGCTCGTCCTCTTCCTTCTCGTCGGCGGAGCCGTCGCGGACCGGTTGCCGCGGCACCGCGTCATGGTCGCCGCCAACGCCCTGAACTGCGTCTCGCAGGCGGTCTTCGCGGTCCTCGTGCTCACCGACCGGGCGCAGCTGTGGCAGATGATGCTGCTGACCGCGCTGTGCGGCACGGGCCAGGCGTTCTTCAGCCCGGCCGCCGAGGGCATGCTGATGTCCAGCGTCGGCGGCGGGCAGGCGAGTCGCGCCTTCGCGCTGTTCCGCATGGCCATGAGCGGCGCGGCCATCGGCGGGGCGGCGCTCGGCGGCGCCCTGGTCGCCGCGTTCGGGCCGGGCTGGGTGCTCGCCGTCGACGCGGCGGCGTTCGCCGTGGCGGGCGCGCTGCGGATGTTCCTGGACGTGAGCCACGTACCCGAGCGCGCCCCCGGGGGCGGGCTCCTCGCCGACCTGCGCGAGGGGTGGGACGAGTTCGTCGGCCGGCCCTGGCTGTGGGCGGTCGTCGCGCAGTTCTCCGTCGTCGTCGCCGTCGTCGGCGCCGCCGACTCCGTGTACGGGCCGCTGGTCGCGCAGGAGTCGCTGGGCGGCGCGCAGCCGTGGGGCCTGGCCCTGGCCGCGTTCGGCGTGGGCACGCTCGGCGGCGCGCTGCTGATGACGCGCTGGAAGCCGCGCCGGCTGCTGCTGACGGGCACGCTGTGCGTGTTCCCGCTGGCCCTGCCGTCGGCGGCGCTGGCTGTGCCGCTGCCGGTGGGCGGCCTGGTGGCGGTGATGTTCGTGTCCGGGGTGGCGGTCGAGGTGTTCGGGGTGGCCTGGATGACCTCGCTGCACCAGGAGATCCCGGAGGAGAAGCTGTCGCGGGTCGCCGCGTACGACTGGTTCGGCTCGACCGCGATGCTGCCCCTGTCGACGGCGGTCGCGGGCCCGGTGGCGGACCTCGTCGGGCGGTCGTCGGCCCTGTGGGGGTGCGCGGCGCTGGTCACGGTGGTGACGGCACTGGTGCTGCTCGTCCCGGACGTGCGCAACCTCACGCGCCGCGCGGAGCCGGTCGCGGCGGGCCGTCCGGAGGAACCGTCCGGGACGTCGCCGGCGTCGGCGGCCGTCCGGGACCCGTCCGAGGACGCTCGCCGGGCCGGTGGGACAGGGCCGGACGCCCGGACCGTTCGGTAA
- a CDS encoding DUF2076 domain-containing protein, with protein MWPGQQPPGGEQNPQDQKAPNPYQQPGYQQPNPYQQPGYQQPGYPQHNPYQQPTAPYHAAPGQPPGPPVPPDGDRRRTTVVAIVAALVVLATAVLTGYLVLGDDGEQSTARGGPAPSGSAAAPSAPVGQAPQPPSGNPRDGSAAPTPSVPGWKVVHNPKRGTLFDIPPDWEALGSGMTTGFEDVKAGDGSPVVTMSAPGRYKSEWCTYDDDKDGTADKWSLATAGTKGGQGAKNTAEAAYNEAGNWVWAGYAQTEPKGTVKITKAVPYTTKSGLSGHVATATALGTKHENRCDTDGKSIAFSFKNAKGDFVSWVLYANTGIKDEVPDETIRKILGTVRLTGAVS; from the coding sequence ATGTGGCCAGGACAGCAGCCGCCCGGGGGCGAGCAGAACCCGCAGGACCAGAAGGCGCCCAACCCCTACCAGCAGCCGGGGTACCAGCAGCCGAACCCGTACCAGCAGCCGGGGTACCAGCAGCCCGGGTACCCGCAGCACAACCCGTACCAGCAGCCCACCGCGCCGTACCACGCGGCCCCCGGGCAGCCGCCCGGTCCGCCGGTGCCCCCGGACGGCGACCGGAGGAGGACGACGGTCGTCGCGATCGTCGCGGCCCTCGTCGTCCTGGCCACCGCCGTCCTGACCGGCTACCTGGTCCTCGGCGACGACGGGGAGCAGTCCACCGCCCGGGGCGGCCCGGCGCCGTCCGGGAGCGCGGCCGCGCCGTCGGCGCCGGTCGGGCAGGCCCCGCAGCCACCCTCCGGCAACCCGCGTGACGGCTCGGCGGCGCCCACGCCGTCCGTTCCCGGCTGGAAGGTCGTCCACAACCCGAAGCGCGGCACCCTCTTCGACATCCCGCCGGACTGGGAGGCGCTCGGCTCGGGCATGACCACCGGCTTCGAGGACGTGAAGGCCGGGGACGGCTCGCCCGTCGTGACCATGTCGGCGCCCGGCCGCTACAAGAGCGAGTGGTGCACGTACGACGACGACAAGGACGGCACCGCCGACAAGTGGAGCCTCGCCACGGCCGGCACGAAGGGCGGGCAGGGCGCGAAGAACACCGCCGAGGCGGCGTACAACGAGGCCGGCAACTGGGTGTGGGCGGGATACGCGCAGACCGAGCCCAAGGGCACCGTCAAGATCACCAAGGCCGTGCCGTACACCACGAAGTCCGGTCTGAGCGGCCACGTCGCCACGGCGACCGCCCTCGGCACCAAGCACGAGAACAGGTGCGACACGGACGGCAAGTCCATCGCGTTCTCCTTCAAGAACGCCAAGGGCGACTTCGTCTCCTGGGTGCTGTACGCGAACACGGGGATCAAGGACGAGGTCCCGGACGAGACGATCCGGAAGATCCTCGGCACCGTCCGGCTGACCGGGGCCGTCTCGTAG
- a CDS encoding DedA family protein, with translation MHVQEWLETVPAVSIYVLVGVVIGLESLGIPLPGEIVLVSSALLASQHGDINPYVLGACASAGAIVGDSIGYAIGRKGGRPLLAWLGGKFPKHFSEANIALAERSFRKWGVWAVFFGRFVALLRIFAGPLAGVLQMPYWKFLLANVFGGILWAGGTTAVIYSVGVVAEAWLKRFSWLGLVLAVAVGLTSMLVLRHRARKAAEKSEAERAAGPHQDPVPAAAD, from the coding sequence TTGCACGTCCAGGAGTGGCTCGAGACCGTCCCCGCGGTCAGCATCTACGTCCTGGTGGGTGTGGTGATCGGGCTGGAAAGCCTCGGCATCCCGCTGCCGGGCGAGATCGTCCTCGTCAGCTCCGCGCTCCTCGCCTCCCAGCACGGGGACATCAACCCGTACGTCCTGGGGGCCTGCGCCTCGGCGGGCGCGATCGTCGGCGACTCGATCGGCTACGCCATCGGCCGCAAGGGCGGCCGGCCCCTGCTGGCCTGGCTCGGCGGGAAGTTCCCGAAGCACTTCAGCGAGGCCAACATCGCGCTGGCCGAGCGGTCCTTCCGGAAGTGGGGCGTGTGGGCCGTCTTCTTCGGCCGGTTCGTCGCCCTGCTGCGGATCTTCGCCGGGCCGCTGGCGGGCGTGCTGCAGATGCCGTACTGGAAGTTCCTCCTCGCCAACGTGTTCGGCGGCATCCTCTGGGCGGGCGGCACCACGGCGGTGATCTACTCCGTGGGCGTCGTCGCCGAGGCGTGGCTGAAGCGGTTCTCCTGGCTGGGCCTCGTCCTCGCCGTGGCGGTGGGCCTCACCTCGATGCTCGTCCTCAGGCACCGTGCCAGGAAGGCGGCCGAGAAGTCCGAGGCCGAGCGCGCCGCCGGGCCGCACCAGGACCCCGTCCCCGCCGCGGCCGACTGA
- a CDS encoding gamma carbonic anhydrase family protein produces the protein MTERPLITGVGGREPEVAGTAFAAPTSVVVGEVTLGPGSSVWYHAVLRADCGPIVLGADSNIQDNCTVHVDPGFPVTVGERVSVGHNAVLHGCTVEDDVLVGMGATVLNGAHIGAGSLVAAQALVPQGMRVPPGSLVAGVPAKVRRRLTDEEREGIRANAAVYRDLARAHREAHAPGS, from the coding sequence ATGACGGAACGGCCGTTGATCACCGGTGTGGGCGGCAGGGAGCCGGAGGTGGCCGGTACGGCCTTCGCCGCGCCCACCTCCGTCGTGGTCGGCGAGGTCACGCTGGGGCCGGGGTCCAGCGTCTGGTACCACGCCGTGCTGCGCGCGGACTGCGGGCCGATCGTCCTCGGCGCGGACAGCAACATCCAGGACAACTGCACGGTGCACGTCGACCCCGGCTTCCCCGTGACGGTCGGCGAGCGCGTGTCGGTCGGCCACAACGCCGTCCTGCACGGCTGCACGGTGGAGGACGACGTCCTGGTCGGCATGGGCGCCACCGTCCTCAACGGCGCGCACATCGGCGCGGGCTCCCTGGTCGCCGCGCAGGCCCTCGTCCCGCAGGGGATGCGGGTCCCGCCCGGCTCGCTCGTCGCGGGCGTCCCCGCGAAGGTCAGGCGGCGGCTGACGGACGAGGAGCGCGAGGGCATCAGGGCGAACGCCGCGGTCTACCGGGACCTGGCCCGGGCGCACCGCGAGGCCCACGCGCCGGGGAGCTGA
- a CDS encoding substrate-binding domain-containing protein, whose amino-acid sequence MFRAKDRGRGRPRTAPAAVAAALAVALAGCGTAGQAHLEDGPDPTRTDFTPRVGLLLPDTHTTRWETFDRPLIEAKIRQICPGCTVDHANARSDVAAQRQQLDSMITAGADVLILGPVDSRALGPAVAKAADAGVPVVSYDRLADGPVSGFVSFDARRTGRLQAEALLAAMGAEADGGRVVMVNGDPADPNAVALERGAREVLNGRARIVKAYDTDRWRPEAARAHMSGAVAALGPEGIDGVYAANDALAGGVVSALKAGFVTPLPPVTGQDADLDALRRIIGGEQYMTVYKPFGPMAAAAAEMAVALGRGDPADAVAPRGGSGTTVRGVPAVRFAPVPVTADTVRETVVRGGMYTIAQICTPKYASACAKAGLTV is encoded by the coding sequence GTGTTCCGTGCGAAGGACCGCGGGCGCGGCCGCCCGCGCACCGCCCCCGCCGCGGTCGCGGCGGCACTCGCCGTCGCCCTCGCCGGCTGCGGCACCGCCGGGCAGGCGCACCTGGAGGACGGCCCGGACCCGACGCGCACCGATTTCACGCCCCGCGTCGGACTGCTCCTGCCCGACACCCACACCACCCGCTGGGAGACCTTCGACCGGCCGCTGATCGAGGCGAAGATCCGCCAGATCTGCCCGGGCTGCACCGTGGACCACGCCAACGCCCGGAGCGACGTCGCCGCCCAGAGGCAGCAACTCGACTCGATGATCACCGCGGGGGCCGACGTCCTGATCCTCGGCCCCGTGGACTCCCGGGCGCTCGGCCCCGCGGTGGCCAAGGCCGCCGACGCGGGCGTCCCCGTCGTCTCGTACGACCGCCTCGCCGACGGGCCGGTCTCCGGCTTCGTCTCCTTCGACGCCCGGCGGACCGGCCGCCTCCAGGCGGAGGCGCTGCTCGCGGCCATGGGCGCCGAGGCGGACGGCGGACGCGTCGTCATGGTGAACGGCGACCCGGCCGACCCGAACGCCGTCGCCCTGGAGCGGGGCGCGCGCGAGGTGCTGAACGGCAGGGCGCGGATCGTCAAGGCGTACGACACGGACCGCTGGCGTCCCGAGGCCGCCCGGGCCCACATGTCCGGCGCCGTCGCCGCGCTCGGGCCCGAGGGCATCGACGGCGTGTACGCCGCCAACGACGCGCTCGCCGGCGGCGTCGTCTCCGCGCTGAAGGCCGGCTTCGTCACGCCGCTGCCGCCGGTCACCGGGCAGGACGCCGACCTCGACGCCCTCCGGCGGATCATCGGCGGCGAGCAGTACATGACGGTGTACAAGCCGTTCGGGCCGATGGCCGCCGCCGCGGCGGAGATGGCCGTCGCACTCGGCCGCGGCGACCCGGCGGACGCCGTCGCCCCGCGGGGCGGCAGCGGGACCACCGTGCGCGGGGTTCCCGCCGTCCGCTTCGCCCCGGTGCCCGTCACCGCGGACACCGTGCGCGAGACCGTCGTCAGGGGCGGGATGTACACGATCGCGCAGATCTGCACTCCGAAGTACGCGTCGGCGTGCGCGAAGGCCGGACTCACCGTGTAA
- a CDS encoding ATP-binding cassette domain-containing protein — MSVPPLLALRGIRKRFGAVEALADVELEVDAGEVVALMGDNGAGKSTLVKVIAGVVPADEGVIRWKGRTVRVRRPRDAHALGIAAVFQDLALCDNLDVVGNLFLGRELRRAGLLDEVEMERRTRDLLGSLAMHVPDPRARVATLSGGQRQTVAISRSLVGEPRLLLLDEPTAALGVQQTSRFLDLVEKLRDRGAGVLLISQNLGDVKAVADRVAVLHLGRNNGVFDVGTASQEQIVSSVTGVTSHPGAARRAPHARRGER, encoded by the coding sequence GTGTCGGTCCCGCCGCTGCTCGCCCTGCGCGGCATCCGCAAGCGTTTCGGCGCCGTCGAGGCGCTGGCCGACGTGGAGCTGGAGGTCGACGCCGGGGAGGTCGTCGCCCTGATGGGCGACAACGGTGCCGGGAAGTCCACCCTCGTGAAGGTGATCGCCGGGGTCGTCCCCGCCGACGAGGGGGTCATCCGGTGGAAGGGGCGCACCGTGCGGGTGCGGCGCCCCCGGGACGCCCACGCCCTGGGCATCGCCGCGGTCTTCCAGGACCTGGCGCTCTGCGACAACCTCGACGTCGTCGGCAACCTCTTCCTCGGCCGGGAGCTGCGCCGGGCGGGCCTCCTCGACGAGGTCGAGATGGAACGCCGGACCCGCGACCTGCTGGGTTCGCTCGCCATGCACGTGCCCGACCCGCGGGCCCGGGTGGCGACCCTGTCGGGCGGGCAGCGGCAGACCGTCGCGATCTCCCGCTCGCTCGTCGGGGAGCCGCGGCTGCTCCTCCTCGACGAGCCCACCGCCGCCCTCGGCGTCCAGCAGACCAGCCGCTTCCTGGACCTCGTCGAGAAGCTCCGCGACCGGGGCGCCGGCGTGCTGCTGATCAGTCAGAACCTGGGCGACGTGAAGGCCGTCGCGGACCGCGTCGCCGTCCTCCACCTGGGGCGCAACAACGGCGTCTTCGACGTCGGCACCGCCTCGCAGGAGCAGATCGTCTCCTCCGTCACCGGGGTCACCAGCCACCCCGGCGCCGCCCGCCGCGCCCCGCACGCGCGGAGGGGGGAGCGGTGA
- a CDS encoding sugar ABC transporter permease, with protein sequence MNGLRRVLGEGVEAAGRRLGAGEPGVLPVVVGVLVIWSVFQLLNGNFLAPRNLSNLGVDIVGTGMIAVGVVFVLLIGEIDLSVGSVSGLAAALFAVLHVRHGVAEWPAVAIAVLCGTAIGSLHGLLVALVGAPAFVVTLAGLLGWNGLMLYVLGAGGTVNLDEDGLLGGLTGHHFHEVAAAYGLAAAGTVLCFLVFHRDRRRRRAAGMPHRRLAEIAVRTGAVALVAFSAAHVLNRFQGLPLALLAFLLVVAGLDLVLRRTRYGRKVYALGGGGEPARRAGIDVVRVRVSVFALSGTMAAVGGLFLASRITSVSQTSGSSLLLMNAIAAAVIGGTSLFGGRGTTWSALLGMLVIQSIASGMSLLGIEAAVQFMVTGGVLLAAVVVDTVARRVRREHGRA encoded by the coding sequence GTGAACGGCCTCCGCCGGGTCCTGGGGGAGGGCGTCGAGGCGGCCGGCCGGCGGCTGGGCGCCGGGGAGCCGGGCGTGCTGCCCGTCGTCGTCGGCGTCCTCGTGATCTGGTCGGTCTTCCAGCTCCTCAACGGCAACTTCCTCGCACCGCGGAACCTCTCCAACCTCGGCGTGGACATCGTCGGCACCGGGATGATCGCCGTCGGCGTCGTCTTCGTCCTGCTGATCGGCGAGATCGACCTGTCGGTCGGGTCGGTCAGCGGCCTCGCCGCGGCCCTGTTCGCCGTGCTGCACGTGCGGCACGGCGTGGCGGAGTGGCCGGCCGTCGCGATCGCCGTGCTCTGCGGCACCGCGATCGGCTCCCTGCACGGCCTCCTCGTCGCCCTGGTGGGCGCGCCCGCCTTCGTCGTCACCCTCGCGGGGCTCCTCGGCTGGAACGGCCTGATGCTGTACGTCCTGGGCGCCGGCGGTACCGTCAACCTCGACGAGGACGGCCTGCTGGGCGGGCTGACCGGCCACCACTTCCACGAGGTCGCCGCCGCGTACGGGCTGGCGGCGGCCGGCACCGTCCTGTGCTTCCTGGTCTTCCACCGGGACCGGCGGCGGCGCAGGGCGGCCGGGATGCCGCACCGGCGGCTCGCGGAGATCGCGGTGCGGACCGGGGCGGTGGCGCTGGTCGCCTTCTCCGCCGCACACGTGCTCAACCGGTTCCAGGGGCTGCCGCTCGCCCTGCTCGCCTTCCTCCTCGTCGTCGCCGGCCTCGACCTGGTGCTGCGCCGCACCCGGTACGGACGGAAGGTCTACGCCCTCGGCGGCGGCGGCGAGCCCGCCCGGCGGGCCGGGATCGACGTCGTCCGCGTGCGGGTGTCCGTCTTCGCGCTGTCCGGGACCATGGCCGCGGTCGGCGGGCTCTTCCTCGCCTCGCGCATCACGTCGGTGAGCCAGACGTCCGGGTCGAGCCTGCTGCTGATGAACGCGATCGCCGCGGCCGTGATCGGCGGCACCAGCCTCTTCGGCGGCCGCGGCACCACCTGGTCCGCCCTGCTGGGGATGCTCGTCATCCAGTCGATCGCCTCCGGGATGTCCCTGCTGGGCATCGAGGCGGCCGTCCAGTTCATGGTCACCGGCGGGGTGCTGCTGGCGGCCGTCGTCGTCGACACCGTGGCGAGGCGCGTCCGCAGGGAGCACGGCCGGGCGTAG
- a CDS encoding CoA-binding protein, whose product MHGDTETIRKILTEAGDTWAVVGLSANRSRAAYGVAEVLRRFGKRVVPVHPKAEAVHGEQGYATLADVPFPVDVVDVFVRSELAGEVADQAVAKGARAVWFQLGVVDEEAYARTRAAGLDMVMDRCPAIEIPALGLD is encoded by the coding sequence GTGCACGGCGACACGGAGACCATCCGCAAGATCCTCACCGAGGCCGGCGACACCTGGGCCGTGGTCGGCCTGTCCGCGAACCGGTCGCGGGCGGCGTACGGCGTGGCGGAAGTGCTGCGGCGGTTCGGCAAGCGGGTCGTACCGGTGCACCCGAAGGCGGAGGCCGTGCACGGCGAGCAGGGGTACGCCACGCTGGCGGACGTCCCCTTCCCGGTGGACGTGGTGGACGTCTTCGTCCGCAGCGAGCTGGCCGGGGAGGTGGCGGACCAGGCGGTGGCGAAGGGCGCCAGGGCGGTCTGGTTCCAGCTCGGCGTCGTCGACGAGGAGGCGTACGCGCGGACCCGGGCGGCGGGGCTGGACATGGTCATGGACCGGTGCCCCGCGATCGAGATCCCCGCCCTCGGACTCGACTGA
- a CDS encoding integrase core domain-containing protein, which translates to MNSQTSRWHRRLAERALDLVGRDFVAAVPDRCWVAGFTHVKTRSAVVLVAFVVDTFSRRIVGWSAATVKETVFVLDAPVTAIWQQARGQRPLKPGELVHHSGAGSQYTSFKLADHLETAGIAVSIGSVGDAYDNALMESTIGLHKTELIEPRRPWKTLSQVEPATAEWADWYNHRRLHGGTGHVPLVECEANYYTELPKLQVTTPV; encoded by the coding sequence ATGAATTCCCAGACGTCGCGGTGGCACAGGAGGCTGGCGGAGCGAGCGCTCGACCTGGTTGGCCGTGACTTCGTCGCCGCCGTCCCGGACCGCTGCTGGGTGGCGGGCTTCACCCACGTGAAAACGCGGTCCGCAGTCGTCCTCGTCGCCTTCGTCGTGGACACCTTCTCCCGCCGGATCGTCGGCTGGTCCGCGGCCACCGTGAAGGAGACCGTTTTCGTCCTGGACGCTCCGGTGACGGCGATCTGGCAACAAGCCCGAGGCCAACGGCCGCTGAAGCCAGGCGAGTTGGTTCACCACTCGGGTGCCGGGTCGCAGTACACATCGTTCAAGCTCGCCGACCACCTCGAGACCGCCGGCATCGCCGTGTCCATCGGCTCGGTCGGCGACGCGTACGACAACGCCCTGATGGAGTCCACGATCGGCCTTCACAAAACCGAGTTGATCGAGCCTCGACGGCCCTGGAAGACGCTCTCCCAGGTCGAGCCGGCCACCGCCGAGTGGGCCGACTGGTACAACCACCGAAGACTCCACGGTGGGACAGGCCACGTTCCGCTTGTCGAGTGCGAAGCCAACTACTACACCGAACTCCCGAAACTCCAGGTCACAACCCCAGTCTGA
- a CDS encoding type II toxin-antitoxin system RelE/ParE family toxin produces MRYEVIWEPEALTQAERLAKDDPAGVRQVFTAVDRLADDPRPDGAFGAGGVLRIHVGRYRVRYEVDGRHIRVSVIHLGRVR; encoded by the coding sequence GTGAGGTACGAGGTCATCTGGGAACCCGAGGCCCTCACCCAGGCGGAGCGGCTCGCCAAGGACGACCCCGCCGGGGTCCGGCAGGTGTTCACCGCCGTCGACCGCCTCGCCGACGACCCCCGGCCCGACGGCGCCTTCGGAGCCGGCGGCGTACTGCGCATCCATGTCGGCCGGTACCGGGTCAGGTACGAGGTCGACGGCCGGCACATCCGCGTCAGCGTCATCCACCTCGGCCGCGTACGGTGA
- a CDS encoding type II toxin-antitoxin system Phd/YefM family antitoxin, which produces MTETTYSIVEARARLGAIAREVSVTREPVAITDHGQTVAILVSPADALELQELRALVAYRDRQDRGEDAGVPHDEAYRRVFGEDEA; this is translated from the coding sequence ATGACGGAGACGACCTACTCGATCGTGGAAGCCCGTGCCCGGCTGGGGGCCATCGCGCGCGAGGTCAGCGTCACCCGCGAACCGGTCGCCATCACCGACCACGGGCAGACCGTCGCGATACTGGTCAGCCCCGCCGACGCCCTGGAACTTCAAGAACTGCGGGCCCTGGTCGCCTACCGCGACCGCCAAGACCGCGGCGAGGACGCCGGCGTCCCGCACGACGAGGCATACCGGCGCGTGTTCGGCGAGGACGAGGCGTGA